One stretch of Juglans microcarpa x Juglans regia isolate MS1-56 chromosome 3D, Jm3101_v1.0, whole genome shotgun sequence DNA includes these proteins:
- the LOC121256000 gene encoding cytokinin riboside 5'-monophosphate phosphoribohydrolase LOG5-like: protein MEMEGKVVSSRFKRVCVFCGSSTGKRNCYRDAAIELAQELVSRRLDLVYGGGSIGLMGLVSQAVHRGGGKVLGIIPRTLMCKEITGETVGEVRPVADMHQRKAEMARHSDCFIALPGGYGTLEELLEVITWAQLGIHDKPVGLLNVDGYYNSFLTFIDKAVDDGFIKPSQRHIIVSAPNARELVQKLEEYVPVHDGAIAKARWEVELPQQQQQQQVGFNATTLQTEIAL, encoded by the exons ATGGAAATGGAAGGAAAGGTTGTGAGTTCAAGATTCAAGAGGGTTTGTGTTTTCTGCGGTAGCAGTACGGGGAAGAGAAATTGCTACAGGGATGCTGCCATTGAGTTGGCCCAAGAGCTG GTGTCAAGGAGGCTCGACCTTGTGTATGGAGGTGGGAGTATTGGGCTAATGGGTCTGGTTTCACAAGCTGTGCATCGTGGTGGGGGTAAAGTTCTTGG GATCATCCCGAGGACTCTGATGTGCAAAGAG ATAACGGGTGAGACGGTTGGAGAGGTGAGGCCAGTAGCCGACATGCACCAAAGAAAGGCAGAAATGGCCCGCCATTCTGATTGTTTTATTGCCCTACCAG GTGGGTATGGAACTTTGGAAGAGCTTTTGGAGGTCATCACCTGGGCCCAACTGGGTATACATGACAAGCCT GTGGGCCTGTTGAATGTTGATGGCTACTACAATTCCTTTCTTACTTTCATTGACAAAGCCGTGGATGATGGCTTCATCAAGCCATCCCAGCGCCACATCATTGTGTCTGCTCCTAATGCCAGAGAGCTTGTTCAGAAACTTGAG GAGTACGTGCCAGTGCATGATGGAGCCATAGCCAAGGCAAGGTGGGAGGTTGAGTTGCcacaacagcagcagcaacaacaggTGGGGTTCAATGCCACTACTTTGCAGACTGAGATCGCTCTATAA